In Methanobrevibacter sp. TMH8, a single genomic region encodes these proteins:
- a CDS encoding gamma carbonic anhydrase family protein, giving the protein MTNNNSKGIKPNIDDSVKLFKGSHIIGDVTIGEESSVWYNAVIRGDRGPIVIGKNSNVQDNCIIHCSDTLTTTLGDYVSIGHGAIVHGCQIGENVIIGMNSTILNDAKIGNDSLVGAGSVVTQGKEFPDKSLILGTPAKLIRELTDEEVEKLKVNALIYVELAKEHQFSISL; this is encoded by the coding sequence ATGACAAATAATAATTCAAAAGGTATTAAACCGAATATTGATGATTCTGTAAAGTTATTTAAAGGCTCTCATATAATTGGTGATGTAACCATAGGTGAAGAATCTTCTGTATGGTATAATGCTGTTATAAGAGGAGATAGGGGACCTATTGTTATAGGAAAAAATTCTAATGTACAAGATAATTGTATTATTCATTGTTCAGATACTTTAACTACTACTTTGGGGGATTATGTTTCAATAGGGCATGGAGCAATTGTTCATGGTTGTCAGATTGGTGAAAATGTTATTATTGGAATGAATTCAACAATTTTAAATGATGCAAAAATAGGAAATGATTCTTTAGTTGGAGCAGGTTCTGTAGTAACTCAAGGAAAAGAATTTCCAGATAAAAGTTTGATATTAGGTACTCCTGCGAAATTGATAAGAGAATTAACTGATGAAGAAGTAGAAAAATTAAAAGTAAATGCTTTAATTTATGTAGAATTAGCTAAAGAACATCAATTTTCAATATCTTTATAA
- the glmU gene encoding bifunctional sugar-1-phosphate nucleotidylyltransferase/acetyltransferase — MKAIILSAGEGTRMRPLTLTKPKTMLPVAGKPIIQYNIESLRESGVTDILLIVNYKESMVRNYFKDGKELGVNISYKTQEELSGTANAIGYGEDFVDEEFIVLNGDIILDTELLTNIIDAYSKKNPDTLMVLTEVENPTLFGVVGLEGDIVKEIIEKPTIEEAPSNYVNSGIYIFNKDIFEKIAKTQKSTRGEYEITDSLAMQIEDGKTILGFKSNKRWLDVGRPWELIEINEYFLKSVKTNIKGTVEPGAHIHGNIHLGEGSVIRSGVYITGYVYIGDNCDIGPNCYIRGSSYFGDNVNVGNAVEIKNSIIMDNTNVNHLSYVGDSVIGSNCNIAAGTNVANLRFDNETVKTTIKDQKIDSGRRKLGAIFGDSVKTGINSSFSPGVKVGFNSSIGSDVLLYEDIGSNKVVLVKQNHMISDKKDLD; from the coding sequence TTGAAAGCTATAATTTTAAGTGCTGGTGAGGGAACAAGAATGAGGCCGTTAACATTGACTAAACCTAAAACAATGCTTCCTGTAGCTGGTAAACCAATTATTCAGTACAATATAGAGTCATTAAGAGAGAGTGGAGTAACTGATATTCTTTTAATAGTAAATTATAAGGAATCAATGGTTCGGAATTATTTTAAGGATGGAAAAGAGCTAGGGGTCAATATATCTTATAAAACTCAAGAAGAATTATCTGGAACAGCTAATGCTATTGGATATGGTGAGGATTTTGTTGATGAAGAGTTTATAGTTCTAAACGGGGATATAATATTAGATACAGAACTTTTAACGAATATTATTGATGCTTACTCTAAAAAAAATCCTGATACATTGATGGTACTGACTGAAGTAGAAAATCCAACTCTTTTTGGTGTTGTAGGCCTTGAAGGTGATATAGTTAAAGAAATTATTGAAAAACCAACTATTGAAGAAGCACCAAGTAACTATGTTAACTCAGGTATTTATATATTTAACAAAGATATATTTGAAAAAATAGCTAAAACTCAAAAATCTACAAGAGGGGAGTATGAAATCACTGATTCTTTAGCTATGCAAATAGAAGATGGTAAAACTATATTGGGATTCAAGTCTAACAAACGATGGCTTGATGTAGGTCGCCCATGGGAACTTATTGAAATTAATGAATACTTTTTAAAATCAGTTAAAACTAATATTAAAGGAACAGTTGAACCTGGTGCTCATATTCACGGGAATATACACTTAGGTGAAGGTAGTGTTATTCGATCTGGTGTTTACATTACTGGATATGTTTATATTGGTGACAACTGTGATATTGGCCCTAATTGTTATATAAGGGGCAGTAGCTACTTCGGTGATAATGTAAATGTAGGTAATGCTGTTGAGATTAAAAATTCAATAATAATGGATAATACTAATGTAAATCATTTAAGTTATGTTGGAGATTCTGTAATTGGATCTAATTGTAATATAGCTGCTGGAACTAATGTAGCTAATTTAAGATTTGATAATGAAACTGTTAAAACAACTATAAAAGATCAAAAAATTGATAGTGGCAGACGTAAACTTGGAGCAATTTTTGGAGATTCTGTAAAAACTGGAATAAACTCAAGTTTCTCTCCTGGGGTAAAAGTAGGATTTAATTCATCAATAGGATCTGATGTTTTACTTTATGAAGATATTGGGTCAAATAAAGTTGTTCTAGTAAAACAAAACCATATGATTTCAGATAAAAAAGATTTAGATTGA
- the glmM gene encoding phosphoglucosamine mutase — protein sequence MLKDIETNTKENKKLFGTSGIRGKVDGEVTTNLALNVGKALATYLGGEGDVVIGYDTRTTNKMFENAITAGLLESGCDVLKIGMVPTPLVGYAVEKLDAAAGIMITASHNPSQYNGIKIWNKNGMAYTPSQEEKIEEIYYSKNFKEVGWENIGKINYIEEIKQEYIDDLLNITDIKPGLKVVIDSASGAGSEISPLIFRMAGCEVITLNSQIDGFFPGRNPEPNKANLQDLMKVVLATGADIGIAHDGDADRMMAIDENGRIGNFDKLLAIISKYMAEKSNSSNIKIITTVDAGLCMDEAITELNGEILRTKVGDVNVAEVIIEKDAVFGGEPSGTWLHPDFCMCPDGILSGLRMAEIVSKKGPLSKLLDEIPNYPNIREKIICSKEDKINVMLDMENLLIAAFANIDDINVSDVNVIDGVRLTFDDGSWVLVRPSGTEDYIRITLEAKSTDKAENIRDISSKIIKDNLN from the coding sequence ATGCTAAAAGACATTGAAACAAACACTAAAGAGAATAAAAAGCTCTTTGGAACTTCTGGAATAAGGGGGAAAGTAGATGGTGAAGTTACAACAAATCTTGCTTTAAATGTTGGAAAAGCATTAGCTACTTATTTAGGTGGTGAAGGTGATGTTGTTATTGGTTATGATACAAGAACAACTAATAAAATGTTTGAAAATGCAATAACTGCAGGATTACTTGAATCTGGATGTGATGTTTTAAAAATAGGTATGGTTCCAACTCCTCTTGTTGGATATGCAGTGGAAAAATTAGATGCTGCTGCTGGAATAATGATTACTGCCTCTCATAATCCTTCCCAATACAATGGAATTAAAATTTGGAATAAAAATGGAATGGCATATACTCCATCTCAAGAAGAAAAAATTGAAGAAATTTATTACTCAAAAAACTTTAAGGAAGTTGGTTGGGAAAACATTGGGAAAATAAATTATATTGAAGAAATTAAACAAGAATATATCGATGATTTGTTGAATATAACTGATATTAAACCTGGTTTAAAAGTTGTAATAGATTCAGCTTCAGGAGCAGGATCAGAAATTTCTCCATTAATATTTCGAATGGCGGGGTGTGAAGTAATAACTCTGAACTCTCAAATCGATGGGTTTTTCCCAGGTAGAAATCCTGAACCTAATAAAGCAAATCTTCAAGATCTTATGAAAGTTGTTTTAGCTACTGGGGCTGATATTGGTATTGCTCATGATGGTGATGCTGATAGAATGATGGCAATAGATGAAAACGGTCGAATTGGTAATTTTGATAAACTTCTTGCTATTATTTCCAAATATATGGCTGAAAAGTCCAATAGTTCAAATATAAAAATTATCACAACTGTAGATGCAGGATTATGTATGGATGAAGCTATTACAGAATTAAATGGTGAAATTTTAAGAACAAAAGTTGGAGATGTAAATGTGGCTGAAGTGATAATTGAAAAAGACGCTGTCTTTGGAGGGGAACCTTCTGGAACTTGGCTACATCCTGATTTTTGTATGTGTCCTGATGGCATTCTTTCAGGCCTTAGAATGGCAGAAATAGTTTCAAAAAAAGGTCCATTATCTAAACTTCTCGATGAAATACCAAACTATCCTAATATTAGAGAAAAGATTATCTGCTCTAAAGAAGACAAAATTAATGTTATGTTGGATATGGAAAATTTATTAATAGCTGCTTTTGCTAATATTGATGATATAAATGTTTCTGATGTTAATGTTATTGATGGTGTTAGATTAACATTTGATGATGGAAGTTGGGTTTTAGTAAGACCTTCTGGAACAGAAGATTATATTAGAATAACTTTAGAAGCTAAATCTACTGATAAAGCAGAAAATATAAGAGATATTTCTTCTAAAATTATTAAAGATAATTTAAATTAA
- a CDS encoding 2,3-bisphosphoglycerate-independent phosphoglycerate mutase yields the protein MKGMILIMDGLGDRPLKDLNNMTPLQAANTPNMDKMAEKGINGLMDSIKPGIIPGSDTAHISILGYDPYVVYTGRGPFEASGVGLNIIPGDIAFRCNFSTADDNKIITDRRAGRIREGTKEIIDELNTMVIEGYEDVKIIFKESTGHRAVLVLRATGNKPLSDAVTDADPKKEGKIPKIVLPTDDTEEAKRTADLLNKIVNKSYEMIKNHPVNQEREKNNEPPANIIIPRGAGAVPEVESIDDKYNLKSACIAETGLIMGIGRFAGMDIIEVDGATGGVDTNLENIADTIISHATGDKYNFLLINIDGADEAGHDGNLQEKLEFIEKVDEVLIKRLLEIEDSYIILTADHSTPISAMDHTADPVPMIISGPEVRVDDVKKFSEIEAYKGGLCRIRGSDVMNILMDLMNNSTKFGA from the coding sequence ATGAAAGGAATGATTCTGATTATGGATGGGCTAGGAGATCGCCCACTGAAAGATTTAAATAATATGACTCCTTTGCAAGCAGCTAATACTCCAAATATGGATAAAATGGCAGAAAAAGGAATTAATGGATTGATGGACTCTATTAAACCAGGAATAATTCCTGGAAGTGATACGGCTCATATTTCAATACTTGGTTATGATCCATATGTAGTTTACACTGGTAGGGGTCCTTTTGAAGCATCTGGAGTTGGATTAAATATTATTCCTGGAGATATAGCTTTCAGATGTAATTTTTCTACAGCTGATGATAATAAGATTATTACTGATAGAAGAGCTGGAAGAATAAGAGAAGGAACTAAAGAAATCATTGATGAATTAAATACTATGGTTATTGAAGGGTATGAAGATGTAAAAATTATATTTAAAGAATCTACTGGCCATAGGGCGGTTCTTGTTCTAAGAGCAACAGGAAATAAACCTCTTTCTGATGCTGTTACTGATGCAGATCCTAAAAAAGAGGGTAAAATTCCAAAAATAGTTCTTCCAACTGATGATACAGAAGAAGCAAAAAGAACTGCAGATCTATTAAATAAAATTGTTAATAAATCTTATGAAATGATAAAAAATCATCCAGTCAATCAAGAAAGGGAAAAGAATAATGAACCTCCTGCAAATATAATTATTCCAAGAGGGGCTGGAGCAGTACCTGAAGTTGAATCAATTGATGATAAATATAATCTTAAATCCGCTTGTATAGCTGAAACAGGTCTTATAATGGGAATTGGACGGTTTGCAGGTATGGATATTATTGAAGTTGATGGGGCAACAGGTGGTGTAGATACAAACCTCGAAAATATTGCTGATACAATCATAAGTCATGCAACTGGAGATAAATATAATTTTTTACTTATTAACATTGATGGTGCTGATGAAGCAGGTCATGATGGAAATTTACAGGAAAAATTAGAATTTATAGAAAAAGTGGATGAAGTACTTATAAAAAGACTTCTTGAAATCGAAGATTCTTATATAATATTAACTGCAGATCATTCAACACCAATTTCAGCTATGGATCATACAGCAGACCCAGTACCAATGATAATCAGTGGTCCTGAAGTACGTGTTGATGATGTGAAAAAGTTCAGTGAAATTGAAGCTTATAAAGGTGGACTTTGTAGAATTCGTGGATCTGATGTAATGAATATTTTAATGGATTTAATGAATAATTCTACTAAATTTGGAGCTTAA
- a CDS encoding TIGR00297 family protein translates to MEQALIINGISLILLLIFGAFIYKRKALDVWGTLAMVIMGIIILFSAGISWLILILIFLILSLIATRQSKYYKQNLGIYEGKRTAKNVISNGVIAFIMAAFGGYYLPFIGGFIGAVATATADTMASEIGILQKPRLITTFRKVEPGTDGAVSVLGTFVGILGAGIIGVAAFLLGIISDPFLSLKVAIIAGTVGCFMDSILGAVLERRNIINNEHVNLLATITGAIIGIISTF, encoded by the coding sequence ATGGAACAGGCCTTGATAATAAATGGGATTTCTTTAATTTTATTGCTGATATTTGGAGCTTTTATATATAAACGAAAAGCTCTTGATGTTTGGGGAACTCTTGCAATGGTTATTATGGGAATAATAATTTTATTTTCTGCAGGTATTAGTTGGTTAATTTTAATCCTTATTTTCTTGATTTTAAGTCTTATAGCTACAAGACAAAGTAAATATTATAAACAAAATTTAGGAATATATGAAGGAAAGAGAACTGCAAAAAATGTTATTTCTAATGGTGTTATAGCTTTTATAATGGCAGCTTTCGGAGGTTATTACCTTCCTTTTATAGGAGGATTTATTGGAGCAGTTGCAACAGCTACTGCAGATACTATGGCAAGTGAAATTGGAATACTCCAAAAACCTCGCCTTATAACTACTTTTAGAAAGGTAGAGCCTGGAACTGATGGTGCGGTTTCTGTTCTAGGTACTTTTGTTGGAATACTGGGTGCAGGAATTATTGGGGTAGCTGCTTTCTTACTTGGAATAATATCAGATCCTTTTCTTTCACTTAAAGTTGCAATAATTGCAGGAACTGTAGGATGCTTTATGGATAGTATTCTTGGAGCTGTCTTAGAAAGAAGAAATATAATAAATAATGAACATGTAAATCTTTTAGCTACTATTACTGGAGCTATTATTGGTATAATTTCTACTTTTTAG
- a CDS encoding 30S ribosomal protein S3ae, whose protein sequence is MAKAKRRRVRDTWKEKSWYTIKTPVAFGDKEIGETPSRDPEFLKGRGVEVTMRELTGDFSKQYIKLKFEVDNVAGDIANTKFTGHKVTTDYVRSMIRRGTSRIDTHVYIKTKDDHKMKLHVLAITTRRSKSSQQKFMRETITELVEKLASERSYEDVIETSVNGRMASEIYHRAKKIYPLKRVEIIKSKVLD, encoded by the coding sequence ATGGCAAAGGCAAAAAGAAGAAGAGTACGTGATACATGGAAAGAAAAATCTTGGTATACTATCAAAACCCCTGTAGCTTTTGGAGATAAAGAAATAGGAGAAACTCCTTCAAGAGATCCTGAATTTTTAAAAGGAAGAGGAGTAGAAGTCACTATGAGGGAATTAACAGGTGATTTCTCTAAACAATACATCAAATTAAAATTTGAAGTGGATAATGTAGCTGGAGATATAGCTAATACTAAATTTACTGGTCATAAAGTAACTACTGATTATGTTAGAAGTATGATTAGAAGAGGAACCAGTAGAATCGATACCCATGTTTACATTAAAACTAAAGACGATCATAAAATGAAACTTCATGTTTTAGCTATTACTACACGAAGATCTAAATCTTCTCAACAAAAGTTCATGAGAGAAACTATCACTGAACTAGTTGAAAAATTAGCTAGTGAAAGAAGTTATGAAGATGTTATTGAAACTTCTGTCAATGGAAGAATGGCTTCTGAAATCTATCATAGAGCTAAAAAGATTTACCCACTTAAAAGGGTAGAAATTATTAAAAGTAAAGTCTTAGATTAA
- a CDS encoding flavodoxin family protein produces MKSIVIYESIHHNNTEKIAKVIADEIDAELVNVRNFTDSHKNLDDYDLVGFGSGIYYGKIHKNIKKFIETTEHMDNQKTFIFTTSGRSKEEYNEKFEELLSSKGFNVIANFTCKCFDTFGPLKLVGGINKGRPNEEDLDNAKNFAKSLLE; encoded by the coding sequence ATGAAATCAATAGTTATTTATGAATCTATTCATCATAATAACACTGAAAAAATAGCTAAAGTCATAGCTGATGAAATTGATGCAGAATTAGTAAATGTTAGAAATTTCACTGATTCTCATAAAAATCTCGATGATTATGATTTAGTTGGTTTTGGTTCTGGTATTTATTATGGGAAAATTCATAAAAATATAAAAAAGTTTATAGAAACTACAGAACATATGGATAATCAAAAGACATTTATTTTCACTACAAGTGGTCGAAGTAAAGAAGAGTACAATGAGAAATTTGAAGAATTATTAAGTTCTAAAGGATTTAATGTCATTGCTAACTTTACTTGTAAATGTTTTGATACTTTTGGTCCTTTAAAACTTGTTGGTGGGATTAATAAAGGCCGACCCAATGAAGAAGATTTAGATAATGCTAAAAACTTTGCAAAATCTTTATTAGAGTGA
- a CDS encoding NifB/NifX family molybdenum-iron cluster-binding protein: MRIAVASSNGKDVDLHFGKARSICIFDFDEDGNNKTFVERRTVEFEPGAKHQWMKTLNTIDDCDVVICVQAGFKSKFGIEEAGLKLVQDEGPIDEVLNRYIEHYKFMKSPL, translated from the coding sequence ATGAGAATAGCTGTTGCATCATCAAATGGAAAAGATGTAGATCTTCATTTTGGAAAAGCTAGATCTATCTGTATTTTTGATTTTGATGAAGATGGGAATAATAAAACCTTTGTTGAAAGGCGGACTGTTGAATTTGAACCTGGAGCGAAACATCAGTGGATGAAAACTTTAAACACCATTGATGATTGTGATGTGGTTATTTGTGTTCAAGCAGGATTTAAATCAAAATTTGGAATTGAAGAAGCAGGTTTAAAACTTGTTCAAGATGAAGGTCCTATTGATGAAGTTTTAAATCGTTATATTGAACACTATAAGTTTATGAAGTCTCCTTTATAA
- a CDS encoding flavodoxin family protein → MADVILLSGSPRKNSNTVQVLDICAEEIEKNGLTTEVLSLRGMKIESCIACNKCVEKGNCVLKDGLDEIIEKIRTADGFIPAAPVYFGTARGDIMAALQRIGKVSRGTDQFLSWMVGGPIAVARRGGQTLTLQEMAMVFPINNMIMVGSDYWNMVFALEEGTADSDEEGIGTIKLFGENVAKLIQKIRD, encoded by the coding sequence ATGGCTGATGTAATTTTATTAAGTGGAAGTCCTAGAAAAAATAGTAATACAGTACAAGTATTAGATATATGTGCAGAAGAAATAGAAAAAAATGGTTTAACTACTGAAGTTCTTAGTTTAAGAGGAATGAAAATTGAATCTTGTATAGCTTGCAACAAATGTGTAGAAAAGGGCAACTGTGTACTTAAAGATGGGCTTGATGAAATTATTGAAAAAATAAGAACTGCTGATGGTTTTATTCCAGCTGCTCCAGTTTATTTTGGTACAGCCAGGGGAGATATCATGGCAGCACTCCAGAGAATTGGTAAAGTATCCCGTGGAACAGACCAATTTCTTTCTTGGATGGTTGGAGGTCCAATAGCTGTAGCTAGACGTGGAGGCCAAACTCTCACTCTTCAAGAAATGGCAATGGTATTTCCAATAAACAATATGATCATGGTTGGTTCAGATTACTGGAACATGGTTTTTGCTCTGGAAGAGGGAACAGCTGATTCTGATGAAGAAGGAATAGGCACTATTAAGCTATTTGGAGAAAATGTAGCTAAATTGATTCAAAAAATTAGAGATTAA
- a CDS encoding DUF2178 domain-containing protein → MKKRKYKTMEIKTIAIIETILSSIVTILWILGLIFADINLFILAMIVLIIAIIPAIKYFSQIDEYFRKRGGKVVDDERTQHIEAKSSLPAFATVLVVSIYSAVAIFTLRNVYPQYTDLAYPFFIIAIIGFVVYMVSNTYYKRKYSD, encoded by the coding sequence ATGAAAAAAAGGAAGTATAAAACCATGGAAATAAAAACAATTGCGATAATAGAAACTATACTATCTAGTATTGTGACCATATTATGGATTTTAGGATTAATATTTGCAGACATTAATTTATTCATATTAGCTATGATTGTGTTAATAATAGCTATAATTCCAGCTATCAAGTATTTCAGTCAAATTGACGAATATTTTAGAAAAAGAGGTGGAAAAGTAGTAGATGATGAAAGAACACAACATATTGAAGCTAAATCATCACTACCCGCTTTTGCAACAGTATTAGTAGTAAGTATCTATTCAGCAGTAGCTATATTCACTCTTAGAAATGTATATCCACAATATACTGATTTAGCTTATCCATTTTTTATCATAGCAATTATAGGATTTGTAGTTTATATGGTGAGCAATACTTATTATAAAAGAAAATATAGTGATTAA
- a CDS encoding helix-turn-helix transcriptional regulator: MKNRLKEFRAIYDTTQEELANKLEVSRQTILAIEKDKYDPSLKLAIKIAKFFNTTIEELFIIDEEKKE; the protein is encoded by the coding sequence ATGAAAAATAGATTAAAAGAATTTAGAGCTATATATGACACTACTCAGGAAGAGTTAGCTAATAAGCTAGAGGTTTCCAGACAAACAATTTTAGCTATTGAAAAAGATAAATATGATCCTTCATTGAAATTAGCTATAAAGATAGCTAAATTTTTTAATACAACAATAGAAGAATTATTCATTATTGATGAAGAAAAAAAGGAATGA
- the mtnP gene encoding S-methyl-5'-thioadenosine phosphorylase — protein sequence MIGIIGGSGVYDITKEAKDVEKKIIKTPYGESAEISLFEIHGKKVAFMPRHSGDHSCPPHKINYRANIWGLHSLGVKQIIATNAVGSLNIEIHPGSLVVVDDFIDFTSHREKSFYDDRVIHVDVTESYCNRLRNQIIANKSVVTNGDFVEKGVYVCNEGPRFESPAEIRMFQKLGGDLVGMTGLPEAVLAREKEMCYASICIVSNYGASISPNKLTMDEVFEIMELKGSEIIDLIYKTIETLDENYDCPCLSALDGSKV from the coding sequence ATGATAGGTATTATTGGTGGAAGTGGTGTTTATGACATTACTAAAGAAGCAAAGGATGTAGAAAAAAAGATTATCAAAACTCCTTATGGTGAATCTGCAGAAATTTCATTGTTTGAAATTCATGGGAAAAAAGTAGCTTTCATGCCAAGACACTCTGGAGATCATAGCTGTCCTCCTCATAAAATAAATTATAGGGCAAATATTTGGGGACTTCATAGTTTAGGTGTTAAGCAGATTATAGCTACAAATGCTGTTGGATCACTTAATATTGAAATCCATCCAGGTTCATTAGTAGTAGTTGATGACTTCATTGATTTTACATCACATAGAGAGAAATCTTTCTATGATGATAGAGTTATTCATGTTGATGTAACTGAATCTTATTGTAATCGTCTTAGAAATCAAATCATAGCTAATAAATCTGTTGTAACCAATGGGGACTTTGTAGAAAAAGGAGTATATGTTTGCAATGAAGGTCCTAGATTTGAAAGTCCTGCTGAAATTAGAATGTTTCAAAAATTAGGTGGGGATCTTGTTGGAATGACAGGTCTTCCTGAAGCAGTATTAGCTAGAGAAAAAGAAATGTGTTATGCTAGTATATGCATTGTATCTAATTATGGAGCATCTATTTCTCCAAATAAATTAACTATGGATGAAGTTTTTGAAATAATGGAACTCAAAGGATCAGAAATAATAGATTTAATTTATAAAACTATTGAAACATTAGATGAAAATTATGATTGTCCTTGTTTATCTGCTTTAGATGGATCTAAAGTATAA
- a CDS encoding RtcB family protein, with protein MSIKENITEIRKNVWELPSSYKKEMRVPGRFYLEEEALKHLEDGAIEQIANVACLPGIQKFSIGLPDIHFGYGFPIGGVGAFSARTGVVSPGGVGFDINCGVRMLRTNLTEDDIKPKIKEIVDKLFVNVPSGVGSKGKIRLKDNEINDVLDFGAEWAVENEYGWEEDLKFLEENGRMLDADSSRVSEKAKKRGIPQLGSLGSGNHFLEVQKIEEIFNEDVAKIFNLEPGTITIMVHSGSRGCGHQVCSDYLRTMDKAYKKHHLNIPDRQLACAPIDSQEAEDYFRAMAAAANYAWANRQMMIHWVRETFEGIFNKSAEDMGMSVIYDVAHNIAKKEVHNIKGRNEEVIVHRKGATRAFGPGRVEIPQEYRNIGQPVLIPGTMGTASYILHGTDMAMEETFGSTAHGAGRKLSRTGAKKKYTADEIKTDLESKGIHVKANSAPVLAEEAPGAYKDVDQVVRTSDTTGIAKLVAKVVPLAVTKG; from the coding sequence ATGAGTATTAAAGAGAATATTACTGAAATTCGCAAAAATGTTTGGGAACTTCCAAGTAGCTATAAAAAGGAAATGAGGGTTCCTGGACGCTTTTATCTTGAAGAAGAAGCTTTAAAACATCTTGAAGATGGTGCTATTGAGCAGATAGCTAATGTAGCTTGTCTTCCCGGAATTCAAAAATTTTCAATAGGGCTTCCAGATATTCATTTTGGATATGGATTTCCTATTGGTGGTGTAGGTGCATTTAGTGCACGTACTGGAGTAGTTAGTCCTGGTGGTGTTGGATTTGATATTAACTGTGGGGTTAGAATGCTTAGAACTAATCTTACTGAAGATGATATTAAACCCAAAATAAAAGAAATCGTTGACAAATTATTTGTTAATGTTCCTTCAGGTGTTGGAAGCAAAGGTAAGATTAGGCTGAAGGATAATGAAATAAATGATGTTCTTGATTTTGGAGCTGAATGGGCTGTAGAAAATGAATATGGCTGGGAAGAAGATTTAAAGTTTCTTGAAGAAAATGGAAGAATGTTAGATGCAGATTCGTCTCGAGTATCTGAAAAGGCTAAAAAAAGAGGAATACCTCAACTTGGGTCTCTTGGTTCTGGAAATCATTTTCTCGAAGTTCAAAAAATTGAAGAAATCTTTAACGAAGATGTAGCTAAAATTTTCAATCTTGAACCTGGAACTATAACAATTATGGTTCATAGTGGTTCTCGTGGATGTGGACACCAAGTATGTTCAGATTACCTTCGTACAATGGATAAAGCATACAAAAAACATCATCTTAACATACCTGATAGGCAGTTAGCTTGTGCACCAATTGATTCACAAGAAGCTGAAGATTATTTCAGAGCTATGGCGGCTGCAGCTAATTATGCTTGGGCAAATCGTCAAATGATGATTCATTGGGTTAGAGAAACTTTTGAAGGAATATTTAATAAATCTGCTGAAGATATGGGTATGAGTGTTATATATGATGTAGCTCATAATATTGCTAAAAAAGAAGTTCATAATATTAAAGGTAGAAATGAAGAAGTCATTGTTCATAGAAAAGGAGCTACTCGTGCATTTGGTCCAGGTAGAGTTGAAATACCTCAAGAATATAGAAATATTGGGCAACCTGTTTTAATTCCAGGAACTATGGGAACAGCTTCATATATTCTCCATGGAACTGATATGGCTATGGAAGAAACTTTTGGTTCAACAGCTCATGGTGCTGGAAGAAAATTAAGTCGTACTGGTGCTAAGAAGAAATATACTGCAGATGAAATTAAAACTGATCTTGAAAGTAAAGGAATCCATGTTAAAGCTAACTCTGCTCCAGTATTAGCTGAAGAAGCTCCAGGTGCTTATAAAGATGTTGACCAGGTAGTTAGAACTTCTGATACTACTGGAATAGCTAAATTGGTAGCTAAAGTAGTTCCATTAGCTGTTACAAAAGGATAG
- a CDS encoding DUF2085 domain-containing protein, whose protein sequence is MQYLNFICHRIPNRTFQYRGYYFPVCARCTGFYISMVIYTLIVMFLAIEYDANMVILAIIFFIPSTLDGLSQLLGFRESNNILRLLTGLSGGMGLMIILKTLKFMFIY, encoded by the coding sequence ATGCAGTATTTAAATTTTATATGTCATAGAATTCCTAATAGAACTTTCCAATATAGAGGATACTATTTTCCAGTATGTGCAAGATGTACGGGGTTTTATATTAGTATGGTTATTTATACACTAATTGTGATGTTTTTAGCAATTGAATATGATGCTAATATGGTAATTCTAGCTATAATATTCTTTATTCCTTCAACATTAGATGGTTTAAGCCAATTATTAGGATTTAGAGAAAGTAATAACATTTTGAGATTATTAACTGGTTTATCTGGAGGAATGGGTTTGATGATTATCTTAAAAACATTGAAATTTATGTTCATTTATTAA